The genomic region GATTTAAGCACTTCCAGCAGTTTTGTaaagaataaagagaaaaatgtgttttgtgAATGACTTAGAGAAAAAGTTCCCTCTTTGTACCTAGGTTTGGTGTGAGAAAGGTGCAAATAGGCTTATGGCTTTGTATCGTGTGAGTTGGGGAAGAAATGCAAGCCCTCCCTaagcctccccctcctccccttcccttccccccgTCCATGCGAACGACCAGAGAGGCTTTTGGGCTGAAATCCTGATGATTTGGAAAATGTTCCAAAATCACATTTCGGTGCACTAGGGCCTGCCCCGACCCCCGGAGGAGCGGGCTCAGCCGCGGGGCCCCGCGGCACTGTCAGGCTTCTCCCGCCCCGCGCTCAAGATGGCCCGGCCGGGTCGGAGCAGGTAGACCGGGTTCCGGCTTCGCCGTGCCCCACGGCCCCGAGAACTTCACCCCGCGCCTTCGGGGGCCTCCTGCAATGGAGGATTTCCCCCAAAACGGTGGTGGCGGGGCCGACAGGATCGCGCCGGGGGGATGCTCTTCCGACGGCGTGGCCGGCGGGCGGGAGACAGCGCGGCGCTTCCccgcccgccgctgcccgccggcgggagcggggctgcgACCCGCATcccggccggccccggccccacCAGTGCGGCGAGCAGCCGGGACCACCCCACACGCGGCTCCTTGGCGGGATCGGGGCGCTCCCTGGCCGCCAAGGCGCCACCATctcgtcccatcccatccagcCGGCGGGATAGCTGCGGGGCTAGGCTAGGAGAGCAATGAGACCGGGCAGCGGCCAGGAATCCCCCTCTCCAGTCCAATCTCCGCCGCAGCACCGCTAGCATCCGCACGGTCCCGCCACCACGTACGCCGGCAGCTCCCGCCACCCCAGCCAAAGAGCCCTGACCACGGAGCCCCGTCGCCCCCAAGCCGGCCCGAGAGCGCACCCCAGCCGCGAAGCCCCGGAGCGGCTCCCGATGGAGCGCGGCTCCCACCCCGCgctcacctgcagggctgcGCCGGCGCCACCGCGGGCAGGGAGTAAGTCCCGCTCGCGCCGGGCgctttttaaaaactttaaatttGGTGTCCAAAACCGCGGCAGCCAATGGCGAGGCGCCGGAGCATCGGCCCCGGCCAATGGGCGGCGGGCAGGCGGCGGGGGCCAAtgggcggcgcggcgggcggggccgggcccgccccTCGCTTTCCCTCCTCGGGCGCCAGGGAGGGACGCGAGTGGCGCGGCCGCGGCTCCCGCGCtggccgctcccgcccgccccttCCTCCCGCGCTCGGCTCCGCACCGCTCCCGGTGCCGAAGGGACCTGCGGCTGCCGCGTCCCGGCTCTGACACGGGCCTGAGCGCAGCCTGGCGCCCAGCTACATCTGCGTCTGCTTGTTTAAATGGACGCGTCCGGGACCTCCACGTCGCCCCGGCACGCTCCGAACGTGCAAAGCTCCTCTACCGGGAAAGGATTCTCTCCCGCACTGGAGGTACTCAAGAACTGCCcggatgcaatcctgtgccatgtgctctaggatgaccAGGCTTAAGGAGGGATGTTGGACTGCATGACCCACTATGGTCCCTTCTAACGTGACTCATTCTGTAATTCAAGTCTGGCAGAGGATCTGGGCTACTCCCTATAAAAGAATTATATTTATTTGATATGACTAACACTACCAGTGTTTGCAGAGTGAGCAGGAGCACTACTGGGAGCTAGGCTGACTGGACACCAGTACAGGGATCCCCACCACTGCTGGAAAGGCAATCTGCTCACAGCTCAAGGAGATTGCATTTGCAGAGACAACATCCCTTGCATTAAAATTAATACAGAGCAAGTGGGGGACTCTTTACATAGTACAGCTTAACACGACAGGCCAAGGACAGTGAAATCCTCCTATGTATAGCACCACATACACCAGGTTTGGAATGCCTCTGCCAGCCTCCTGCCAGAGCTATGTGATGTCTGTTTTTTCTCACTGATCAGAGCCTTGGCATTCACAAGGCAACAACACATTCAGTGTTTGTTCAAGAGCCAGAAGAGACTAGGGAGGCAGGATGTGGCAAGACAGGTTACAGGCCGGAAGATCAGGGAAGGTCTAGGGTGACAAAGACCTAAACAATGATCTAAGTTTCATGCAGAATTCCAGTGTGCAGACCTGGTCAATGTCCCTTATTTGTTTAGAGGAACATGACACTGAACAGCAAACTCCATCTATCACTTGGCATAAGAAGGCCTGGCTTTAAGTCACGTCCATAGGACTATCACAAGTGCTCTCCAGTGTTCCACTTACCACACTGATCTGGTAAGGATGAAGACTTCAGTCCTAGTTTCTGCTCCAATAGGTATCTAATTATTTTACACAAAAATTGAGTCAATGtttcttttaacattttttatgtGCCAGTTTGGAGTTATAAAACTGCTAGTAAATACAGACCTAGGACTCATGCTTATCAAAAGGAAATATGTATGTCTCATCTTATGCACATAGACATTCCTTTATTTGAAGTTAATGAATGCATCTTAAATTAAAAGACTTGGAACTTAATCATAGTTACCATGCAGTGtttactagaaaaaaaaaatgataaagGTATCAAATGTTGTAAAATGCTGTTAATTAAACAGACAGAACCAGTAAGCGCCAGTCATAGCACATAACTTTTCGAAAATCAGTAACTTGGACATTCCATTAAAACCATAAGGGAGACACTGAACTGAAGTCAACTGGATACTAAAATATCAGTCGAATAATATTGTaacaatttcttttatttttgactCAAGAACAGAAACATTTGTTCCAAAACCAATTCATATGATTTGTCACTTGGCTTCcatggctttttttcctccaacaAGGGATATTCCTAAACTTGCTTTGTATTTATGAATAAAGGCCAGAAGGTCTTGAAAACATGACAGAGATACACTTTGATTCCCTTTCCCATGGTACATGTAAGTGATCAATAAATATGTGGATAGACAGAATGGGGTCATTTATTTATCACTTTTTTCCAATCACTCAAACAAAATAGGAAATTTTTTGTTCTCCCAAGTAAGCTATTTTACACTGTTGTGTGATGGTTAAGCCATAGTTTAAATGAAAACGGGAACTAGAAATAACTCCTTTTTTAATGCATGCATACCTTTTGAGAGTGGTGAATCAGTTCTCAGTAGAAGTTAAAAACTGCTGTTACTTCTGGTGCAGCCAAATAAACTTTTCAAAAGGCCTACTGCAGCAATAATGTCTTACATGAAGATAATAATGTCTTTTACTCAGCAAGTAAAAAAACTGTTTAATAGTCATGAGGAAACAAGTTGTGATGTTTTTCATGATCTGAAAAGAAGTTCTTTTTTCTGGGAggtgctctgagaagcttcttTGCACACCAAGGTCTACGTCTGTTGTAATGGCCTGAATCATGTTCAGGaggaattatttttatcattttctgaaataatttccattaGAGATTCATAATCAGCATATTCTCTCAGAGTTTGTATCATTTCATCTAGCATTTCTTCCCCTAGCATGAAAGACTCAACATGATGCACCGATCTGCTTATTCTGTGGTCTGTAATCCGGTCCTGTGGAAAGTTGTATGTTCTGATCTTCTCTGATCTTCCTTTAGTCCCAATCTGTTGAACAAGAAGAATCAGTTTACCATCATCCTAAACTAATGGTGAAATAGTGATTAGGCATATAATCACTATAATCATATAATGGTGAAATAGTGATTAGGCATATAAAGCAAAGGTTTCTCTTCCTCACATGACTATACAAAATTTGATAGCTACATAGTACTCACATCACTTCTACAGCTGCAGTAATTGTTCTCAAACATGTAAAAGAACAATTTTACTGCATCTTTTTCTAATACTATTCTGGTTCTTCATGCTGCAATCCAGTTTGTTTCACTGGATCTCTAGGATTTACCTACTTCTGAAATTTTAAGTCTGGCTAATATATAGCCTTTACTACTGCAGTAAAATGCAATGCTATTGTTCAGAGGGCTTGGGGACCCCACAATTTTGTTCTCCAGAGTGGCCTAGTGGAAGGCATCCCTTCCCATGGTAGGAGGGTTGGAGCTAGattatttttaaggtccctgccaatccaaaccattctgtgtaTCTTTGACCTTTTTTGCCTCATTTAAGTCCTtcctgggctcctgctgctctgtatttCCATTTACTACTTGCTGTTCAACAAAGGTGTTACCCTAAAGACATATGATTGTACAGAATTAGATCACAACTAAATGAAACTTACTTGAATCTTTCGAGCATAGTTTCTCTTTTTGGTTTCTTCTTCTAGTTTGGCGTTGTATAGTTTAGCACACAGCATTTGCATAGCCTTCTCTTTGTTTCTAATTTGGGATCTTTCTTGCTGACATTCAGCCACAATCCCTGTCAAAAATATCGTGACATTTAGCATTTAAGATTAACACATACTAAAAGAGCTCTGCAATTTCtggaagatttttttatatGTTATATTAGGCTGTTACATTTGGACTGGGAATGTAGAAGTCCAGGTTTATTAATGAGTAATGATACGTTTTGGGAGAGATGTGTAGGCTGAGTTGTACAGGTGCTTTAAACCATAAGACAAGAAATTTAATTCAGTGGAAATTTATTTCACCTGGACGACAGatgaataatgaaataaaagataTGTGATGTGATCTGACTTATAAAAGACACCTTCATTACTCATAAATTTTGGCCACAGTTCCAGGAAACGTAGAATTTAAGGAACAGTAAAATACATAAGATAGTGAGTGCTTAGCATATGATCAGAATATAAAAAAGTGGGcactattttatttaaaaaaatagaagggTGTGCTTTCTCATCTCAAGATACACAATTACAGATAAGACATgaaaagcccaaaaaaggagcaggaagaagaaacaCAGTACGAGCTAAGTTGTTATTTGGACTTATCAAGTAGCTCTGGTAATATTAGAGGATGATTTTATAAGATCACATAGTATTACTTTTTGAAAGACTTATTTATAAACAACATTTTGGATCACAGTGAAGGTCTATAAAAAGATTTAGGATGAGACAACTAGAAGAAGCAACAGGACAATTTTAAGGGAAGAGAGATCAGAGaaatgaaaaagggaaagatGGAAGAGGAAAAACTCTGGAGCTAATGTGAGGTATAAACCCCCCCGTTAACTGTGTATAAGTGCAAAGAACTTGCAATACACTTTAAGATTTCTGTAACATACCCTAATAACTGCCATCAGCAAAACCAAAGATCTGATTTTTAGTTTGCTGTGTTTTTATCCAAACATACAGGCAatgcaaaacatttttaatcTGGGGAATCTTTTTGTCACCATATAGTGAACAGAATTTTATCCTCCCACTGCTTGCCTTCTGCTTTACTGGAGTGATGCAGTAAGTGCAGAATGGATCGATGTTTTAAACAAATATAACAAAATGGGTGGCAAAAATCTGGATACATGAAGATAAAGAGGGCTTGGGATTACCCTGAAACCATGTAAAGTCTGATGAATGTTTGTagtagagaaaaggaaaagttaaAATGCAATGAAAGTCAAGAAGGCTGTTTGAATTActcagagggaaggaaaaggctTAGGAATGGTAATAAAAAGCCCCCATGCAACAGCTAAAATCAGGTAGTGTTTGAGGGTGTATCTTATCCCTGCTATGTTTCCTAACCTGAGCCAGAGGGATGGGCCTCTTGATTATGTGTGTCATCTATGGGAAAGGAGCCAGCAGACGAATGGGAGCTGGCATTCTGAGTAGACTGACTCTGCAATTAAAAGTAATGTCTTAATATGAAAATAGCACAATTTCTCTTTTGGAGAATAGTCAAGAAGATTCAGATCATTAGATTTTAACCTACTCCATTTTTCGGTGTAATTTTCATTATCTGAAAgcttaaatataattttttgaTAGAAACTGATATGACTCCTTTTAGAGTGTCATGTTTAATAGCAAAATTATAGCTTATCTAATGAAGCCAGTAGTCTTCACTGTTAAAAACTGGAGTGGAGTAGTATAAATAGACATGAAAACTACATTAAAACTCTTCCCTACTGTTGCACAGGCTCGAAAATGAAACCATTGTTTCAAAAGAAATTCTGACAGCCGTTTTGGAATGTAGATCTTGTACTAGGGAAAGGATGAAGCAGCACCTGTTGGAATGTGAACTATCCGCACGGCACTATCGGTGGTATTGACATGCTGGCCTCCAGCTCCACTAGCTCGCTTTGTTTCTATCCGTAGATCTTTTGGACTAATTTGCAGCCTCATCTGTCATGGGAGacagaagaagagaagaaaagtattttatgTTGTTTCTATCTAGACAGATATAAAATATGCACAGTCAGTTTACTTTAGAAGGCACCTTCATGCAAGATCAAACTTCTGAATGCTTACGGGTATTAATTCAAATCCACTTATAAACATATTAAGAAATCTTGGTAGTCAGACTGGAATGCGTCATGATGGAGACCCAGAAATCAGCCAAATAGTAACTTAATGCATAACCATTGCTTAGCACTAATTTTCCTCtcttctgagagctctgcatTCTCTTCCAGCAGACTTAACCAATATTTGAGCTTGACTGGAtggtttttaaatgaaatggaAGACATTCCTTTTTTTGGCTTTGAAGTGGAGCAATAGTCTCTGTGAGGAAGGAGCAAGACAATTTCAAGGAAGTTCAGGAAGGAGTAACATTGTCAATCTGCTATGTCAACATGATCAAAACAAAGCTTTCTCAGCCCATTGCttttaagcaagcaaatatagCAAAACTGAATTATCATACATTTTAGAACAGGCAAGTGAGGACACTACAAAAATGGGAAAGAGGAAGTGTTAAAAGAAGTAATCTGTGAGCTTGGCAAAATGATTCAGTCTTTTGTTACTTTTCAGAAAATCTAGTTTTCCACAAAGCATGCAAGACTGTCACAGTGAATTTTCAAGTCATAGCTAAGTAAACTCTCAGTGACTTTACTGAAATTAGGATTATGAGAAAAGACAGAATTCTTTACTCCATCCttgtgataaaaataaaataactaatATGAcctaatttaaaattaaaattaaaaaagtcATAATGTGAGAATATcaagagaggcagaaaacaCTTGGTATCAAACACTGCTCCTGGTAAATTCTGTTATactgaaatataaatattaccTCAGTGGGTTGGGGTAATATTGCAACAGTCATTGTGCTGGTGTGAATGCGTCcttgtttttctgtctttggtACCCGCTGAACACGATGCACTCCTCCTTCAAACTTCATGTATTTGTAAGCCTCAACACCTGCAATACTGGCTACTGCATGTCGTAGGCCACCTTaaatagagaagaaaaacacTTGTAAACCTTTAAGAACTGCTGGTACTATGCTGTTATACTTCAAACAGTATATTTACACAGAACTGGCATTTCTTTCGTAAAGTGATGATTTTACCATTTAAACACGTGGGCGAAATTACACCAAAATGCAAGAACCCTAAAGCCCTACATATTTACTCACACACTACCTCAAAAAGGAAAGGACTGTCAACTTCTCTTTTGTAGAGtgccatttaattttttatatacacttatatgatttttttctggagcaAATAGAACTCAGGTTCTTGCACCTCTTACCAATCAATACCTCCAGGCAAACACTTGACAGCAACATCCTACAAGCATTGAACAGCTTGGAATTTGGAAGTCAAGCCCATAGAAATCATGGCTTTGGGTCAGAGTTTGTTGCTCTACTACTTTACAATATTCTTGATCTTCCTTGTCTGCTGGTGTGCAGTATAAGTGAAGGATCAGAGAAATGATGGCACTAGAAAGGAATATATCATTTATATACAATGAATGAATATATTTCACCCAcacatatattatattataaatgAATATATTTCATCCGTTTTTGTTTCTAATGCAGCtcaattcccaaatcccattctCAGCACAGTGGATAATGTGCCAAGGGAATGACTGAAGACACAGGTGGCCTTGAAAGAGTATTGCTTTTCAAGCCTTGCAATATGAAACTGCAGCTGAGGAAAAGAAGAGGCACACACTTATCAGAAATACTGGTTTAAGCTATCTCTCAGACTAAGGAACTCAACATAGGAACAACataacagctttttaaaaaagtaaaaatgaagACAATATGGAATCTGAAATTGCCCTGCGGAGCAGGTAAAAAGTAATCTGCCAGAACACAGGCCAGGCTGTTCCCCTCCATGGACGTGTTTGTTCACTCatgattttattaaaatatatattgttTTACAGTCCTGTTGGTGAAAGATAGGAAGAGGCAGTTTGGCTTTCAATTTCACATCATTTTTAtccttctgcttttaaaatttgtagTGGCATATGTGCCTACAGTGCTTAGAATAAGATGACCAAGAAACTGGTTCACATGACAGGTATTTAAGTCATACTGCTGCAAACTGACTACTACCAACACGGTTTATTAAGAACTGCAGCAAAATCTAATGAAATTTTGAC from Agelaius phoeniceus isolate bAgePho1 chromosome 3, bAgePho1.hap1, whole genome shotgun sequence harbors:
- the MTRF1L gene encoding peptide chain release factor 1-like, mitochondrial isoform X1, which encodes MRLLSRALRAAQGYRAAALPPRSLRAAPVGWRLPARRGLSARPGLEELFAAPSLRRLLEARARGEGGAAPQLAAHVRRLRDKERELRDTRELARDENEDFRKLAETEIASCEEEIAELRQQIVLLLIPSEETDESDLVMEVTAGVGGQEAMLFTSEIFDMYQRYAAYKKWKFEVLEYFPSELGGLRHAVASIAGVEAYKYMKFEGGVHRVQRVPKTEKQGRIHTSTMTVAILPQPTEMRLQISPKDLRIETKRASGAGGQHVNTTDSAVRIVHIPTGIVAECQQERSQIRNKEKAMQMLCAKLYNAKLEEETKKRNYARKIQIGTKGRSEKIRTYNFPQDRITDHRISRSVHHVESFMLGEEMLDEMIQTLREYADYESLMEIISENDKNNSS
- the MTRF1L gene encoding peptide chain release factor 1-like, mitochondrial isoform X2, with product MEVTAGVGGQEAMLFTSEIFDMYQRYAAYKKWKFEVLEYFPSELGGLRHAVASIAGVEAYKYMKFEGGVHRVQRVPKTEKQGRIHTSTMTVAILPQPTEMRLQISPKDLRIETKRASGAGGQHVNTTDSAVRIVHIPTGIVAECQQERSQIRNKEKAMQMLCAKLYNAKLEEETKKRNYARKIQIGTKGRSEKIRTYNFPQDRITDHRISRSVHHVESFMLGEEMLDEMIQTLREYADYESLMEIISENDKNNSS